The following are encoded in a window of Rhizobium sp. WYJ-E13 genomic DNA:
- a CDS encoding glycosyltransferase family 2 protein gives MQTTVESIRNANDQIQPLELSLVVPVFNEEESIGPLVERIAAAMADYPHRWELILVDDGSTDATLVNARKFVNREGLTLRIVELQRNFGQTAAMQAGIDTAQGRLIATMDGDLQNDPKDIPSMVSELERRELDLLVGWRKNRQDGLLLRKIPSWCANYLIGRITGVKLHDYGCSLKIYRASIIKQVKLMGEMHRFIPAWVAGVVPSSRIGEMAVTHHARQHGMSKYGISRTFRVILDLLSVMFFMRYKARPGHFFGSLGLGLGGLAALILLYLGIDKFIMGNDIGTRPMLMVGVVLLLSSVQMITTGILAEMIARTYYRDDASPNYIVRQIFSRES, from the coding sequence TTGCAGACAACGGTAGAGTCCATTCGCAATGCGAATGATCAGATACAACCGCTCGAGCTGTCGCTGGTCGTTCCTGTTTTCAACGAGGAAGAAAGCATCGGCCCGCTCGTCGAGCGCATTGCCGCGGCCATGGCCGACTATCCGCACCGCTGGGAACTGATCCTCGTCGACGACGGCAGCACGGACGCAACGCTCGTCAATGCCCGCAAGTTCGTCAATCGCGAGGGGCTGACGCTGCGTATCGTCGAGCTGCAGCGCAATTTCGGCCAGACGGCCGCCATGCAGGCCGGCATCGACACGGCGCAGGGCCGGCTGATCGCCACCATGGACGGCGACCTGCAGAACGACCCGAAGGATATTCCCTCGATGGTCTCGGAGCTGGAACGGCGCGAACTCGACCTGCTCGTCGGCTGGCGCAAGAACCGCCAGGACGGCCTGCTGCTGCGCAAAATCCCTTCGTGGTGCGCGAACTACCTCATCGGCCGCATCACCGGCGTCAAGCTGCACGATTATGGCTGCAGCCTGAAGATCTACCGTGCCTCGATCATCAAGCAGGTGAAGCTGATGGGCGAAATGCATCGCTTCATCCCGGCCTGGGTTGCCGGCGTGGTGCCGAGCTCGCGCATCGGCGAAATGGCCGTCACCCATCACGCACGCCAGCACGGCATGTCGAAATATGGCATCTCGCGCACTTTCCGCGTGATCCTCGACCTGCTGTCGGTGATGTTCTTCATGCGCTACAAGGCGCGTCCGGGGCATTTCTTCGGCTCGCTCGGCCTCGGCCTCGGCGGCCTTGCAGCGCTGATCCTCCTCTATCTCGGCATCGACAAGTTCATCATGGGCAATGACATCGGCACAAGACCGATGCTGATGGTCGGCGTCGTGCTGCTGCTTTCTTCGGTGCAGATGATCACGACCGGCATCCTGGCCGAGATGATCGCCCGAACCTATTACCGCGACGACGCCTCGCCGAACTATATCGTGCGCCAGATCTTCTCCCGAGAAAGCTGA
- a CDS encoding lysylphosphatidylglycerol synthase domain-containing protein — translation MKTPSVESGQSWFLRNRMTLLTVAIVAAYALFIEWFWGWAVILEQWAAVGPRPVIGALILLTSTYFLRTWRIYDYFPRETAGRFATLFRVTQIHNLLNIMLPFRAGETSFPVLMRTEFGIPLTRGTSALLVMRLLDLHALLAAAGLGVAAAASNAALAWLVWVLFLFLPVFAFAARMPLLRLGGKLLPRKAQALLHEIENGLPFDAVAFARAWAMTIVNWLVKVLVLAWALGLMGVLPMAASFGGALGGELSSVLPVHAPGGVGTYPAGITAGAIAFGASSERSALDALAQASVSAHLLIIVSALAGTAISLPLGRRKA, via the coding sequence ATGAAGACCCCGAGTGTTGAAAGCGGGCAATCCTGGTTTCTGCGCAATCGCATGACCCTTCTGACGGTCGCAATCGTCGCAGCCTATGCGCTTTTCATCGAATGGTTCTGGGGCTGGGCTGTCATATTGGAGCAATGGGCTGCCGTCGGTCCTCGGCCCGTTATCGGCGCGCTGATACTCCTGACCAGCACCTATTTCCTGCGTACATGGCGCATCTACGATTATTTTCCACGCGAGACGGCAGGCCGTTTCGCAACGCTCTTTCGCGTCACGCAGATCCATAACCTTCTGAACATCATGCTGCCCTTCCGCGCCGGCGAGACCAGCTTTCCGGTGCTGATGCGCACGGAATTCGGCATTCCCCTGACGCGCGGCACCTCCGCCCTGCTGGTCATGCGGCTGTTGGACCTGCATGCGCTGCTGGCCGCCGCCGGCCTCGGCGTTGCGGCGGCCGCCTCCAATGCCGCGCTTGCCTGGCTGGTCTGGGTGCTCTTCCTGTTCCTGCCGGTTTTCGCCTTCGCTGCCCGCATGCCGCTGCTGCGCCTCGGGGGGAAACTGCTGCCGCGCAAGGCGCAGGCGCTGCTTCATGAAATCGAGAACGGACTGCCTTTCGATGCCGTTGCCTTTGCACGCGCCTGGGCGATGACCATCGTCAATTGGCTGGTGAAGGTGCTCGTGCTCGCGTGGGCACTCGGCCTGATGGGCGTGCTGCCGATGGCCGCGAGTTTCGGCGGCGCGCTCGGCGGCGAGCTTTCCTCGGTCCTGCCGGTGCATGCGCCAGGCGGCGTCGGCACCTATCCGGCCGGCATCACCGCCGGTGCCATCGCCTTCGGCGCATCGAGCGAACGGTCGGCCCTGGATGCGCTGGCGCAGGCAAGCGTCAGCGCGCATCTGCTCATCATCGTTTCCGCCCTGGCAGGCACCGCCATCTCGCTGCCGCTCGGCCGCCGCAAGGCCTGA
- a CDS encoding RNA polymerase sigma factor gives MIGEQVIEELYRQHSRRVLATLIRLLGDFDRAEEALHDAFAAAARTWPVDGMPNNPVAWLVSTGRFKAIDHLRRRARFNASLRHIEDGLYPGGTETEIGDMEPIEDDMLRLIFICCHPALAADAQMAMALREVCGLTTEEIAHAFLVPAPTVAQRIVRAKNRIRTEKIPYEVPVGAELPERLDRVLHVIYLVFNEGYSASSGSAIVRSDLTAEAIRLARLLAALLPHPDVTGLLSLLLLQESRRAARQDGDGALVLLADQDRSCWDRSKISEGLALLASAMRTPEIGIYTVQAAIAAEHAKTGSIEETDWRRIAFYYDLLISAHPSNIAELNRAVAIAMADGPEKGLALVDAVMGKGELSTYHLAHSARADFLRRLGRRADAIAAYETALTLCRQEPERAFLRKRILELTASS, from the coding sequence CTGATCGGGGAACAGGTGATCGAAGAACTCTACAGGCAGCATTCGCGCCGGGTTCTGGCGACGCTGATCCGCCTGCTCGGTGATTTCGACCGGGCGGAGGAAGCGCTGCACGATGCCTTTGCGGCGGCGGCGCGGACATGGCCGGTCGACGGCATGCCCAACAATCCCGTTGCCTGGCTGGTTTCGACCGGCCGCTTCAAGGCGATCGACCATCTGAGGAGACGAGCGCGCTTCAACGCCTCGCTGCGGCATATTGAGGACGGGCTCTACCCTGGTGGCACGGAAACGGAGATCGGCGACATGGAACCGATCGAGGACGACATGCTGCGGCTGATCTTCATCTGCTGCCATCCGGCCCTTGCGGCGGATGCGCAGATGGCGATGGCGCTGCGCGAGGTCTGCGGACTGACGACGGAAGAGATCGCCCATGCCTTTCTGGTGCCGGCGCCGACGGTCGCACAACGCATCGTGCGCGCCAAGAACCGGATCAGGACGGAAAAAATCCCCTATGAGGTACCTGTCGGAGCCGAACTGCCCGAAAGGCTCGACCGGGTACTGCATGTCATCTACCTCGTCTTCAACGAGGGCTATTCGGCATCCTCGGGCAGCGCGATCGTGCGCTCCGACCTGACGGCAGAGGCGATCCGGCTGGCGCGGCTGCTTGCCGCCCTGCTGCCGCATCCGGATGTTACTGGCCTTCTGTCGCTGCTTCTGCTGCAGGAATCGCGTCGCGCCGCCCGGCAGGATGGTGATGGCGCGCTGGTGCTGCTTGCCGATCAGGATCGCTCCTGCTGGGACCGGAGCAAGATTTCCGAGGGGCTGGCGCTGCTTGCAAGCGCCATGCGCACGCCTGAGATCGGCATCTATACGGTTCAGGCGGCAATCGCGGCGGAGCATGCGAAGACAGGAAGCATCGAGGAAACGGACTGGCGGCGCATCGCCTTCTACTACGACCTGCTGATATCAGCCCATCCCTCTAATATTGCGGAGCTCAACCGCGCGGTGGCGATTGCCATGGCCGATGGGCCGGAGAAAGGGCTGGCGCTCGTCGATGCCGTCATGGGCAAAGGGGAGCTTTCGACCTATCACCTTGCCCATTCGGCGCGGGCGGATTTCCTGCGCCGGCTCGGACGCAGGGCCGACGCGATTGCGGCTTACGAGACGGCGCTGACACTCTGCCGGCAGGAGCCGGAACGGGCCTTTCTGCGCAAGCGCATCTTGGAGCTTACGGCATCGTCTTGA
- a CDS encoding YciI family protein produces the protein MRFVCLIYNSADTDGTLSQAEGDELVRAHFQYDEELERKGIMIHSDALEGPDSASVLRVRHGILSSTDGPYVETKEHLAGIYIIEAADLEDARNVVAGIPSVRVGAVELRPVRLLTLPQ, from the coding sequence ATGCGGTTCGTCTGCCTCATCTATAATTCCGCCGATACCGACGGCACACTCAGCCAGGCCGAGGGCGACGAGCTCGTCAGGGCACATTTCCAGTATGACGAGGAGCTTGAGCGCAAAGGCATCATGATCCATTCCGATGCATTGGAAGGCCCCGACAGCGCCTCGGTCCTGAGGGTGCGCCATGGCATTCTGTCTTCGACCGACGGCCCCTATGTCGAGACCAAGGAACATCTGGCCGGCATCTACATCATCGAGGCGGCCGATCTCGAAGATGCACGCAATGTCGTTGCGGGCATTCCGAGCGTCCGGGTCGGGGCGGTCGAATTGCGGCCGGTGAGACTGCTCACCCTGCCGCAATGA
- a CDS encoding YciI family protein, translated as MKFLGQVWFDTEKSSQVTREEWDAVTQQCIVSDDHWRDSGHMLSALALYEPEQAVTLRVRNGTVAATDGPFAEIKEHLGGFVVIDAKDMEEAKAIISTFPILKYASIEIRPAYSIKDGR; from the coding sequence ATGAAGTTTCTGGGCCAGGTCTGGTTCGATACCGAAAAGAGCAGTCAAGTTACCCGCGAGGAGTGGGATGCAGTCACGCAGCAATGCATCGTCAGCGACGACCACTGGCGCGACAGCGGCCATATGCTGAGCGCGCTGGCGCTCTATGAGCCGGAGCAGGCCGTGACGCTCAGGGTTCGCAACGGCACTGTCGCCGCGACGGACGGTCCCTTCGCCGAGATCAAGGAGCATCTCGGCGGCTTCGTGGTGATCGACGCCAAAGATATGGAGGAAGCGAAGGCGATCATTTCCACCTTCCCGATCCTCAAATATGCATCGATCGAGATCAGGCCTGCCTATTCGATCAAGGATGGGAGATAG
- a CDS encoding YciI family protein, translating into MKYLCQVWFDGTVLSALSQEEKNKLGRDSLAYDRDLADSGHMIVAQALQSPQSAVTVRVRGAEMSVTDGPFIETKEALGGFILIDAKDLNDAIRVAAGIPLAKLGAIEVRPIHEFG; encoded by the coding sequence ATGAAATATCTTTGCCAGGTCTGGTTCGACGGCACGGTGCTGTCGGCCTTGTCTCAGGAAGAGAAGAACAAGCTCGGCCGGGATTCGCTCGCCTATGACCGCGATCTTGCCGACAGCGGTCATATGATCGTTGCCCAGGCGCTGCAGTCGCCGCAATCGGCGGTCACGGTCAGGGTGCGCGGCGCCGAAATGTCGGTCACCGATGGCCCCTTCATCGAGACGAAGGAAGCGCTCGGCGGCTTCATCCTGATCGACGCCAAGGATCTCAACGACGCGATCCGGGTTGCCGCCGGCATTCCGCTGGCGAAGCTCGGCGCGATCGAGGTTCGTCCCATCCATGAATTCGGCTGA
- the amn gene encoding AMP nucleosidase, with the protein MSKRISPLSAFDILSPPPFEPQTFDDPAKAVEALTALYERNTSFLIDSFTTLAQGAPVTSRYRAFYPQVSIETTSFGHVDSRLSYGHVTAPGVYTTTVTRPKLFKHYLKEQLSLLMKSHNVPVVVSESSTPIPLHFAFGEGAHVEASAAAFVDIPLRDLFDTPDLNTTDDEIANGEYLPPPGEPSPLAPFTAQRIDYSLARLSHYTATGAEHFQNFVLFTNYQFYVDEFCSWARKLMAEGGDGYTAFVEPGNIVTLAGSSVPETDAVLSRLPQMPAYHLKKKGHAGITMINIGVGPSNAKTITDHVAVLRPHAWLMLGHCAGLRNSQRLGDYVLAHAYMREDHVLDDDLPVWVPIPALAEVQVALEGAVAEITGYEGFELKRIMRTGTVGTIDNRNWELRDQAGPVKRLSQARAIALDMESATIAANGFRFRVPYGTLLCVSDKPLHGELKLPGMATAFYRTQVNQHLQIGIRAIQKLAAMPPEALHSRKLRSFFETAFQ; encoded by the coding sequence ATGAGCAAACGAATCTCTCCCCTGTCCGCGTTCGACATTTTGTCGCCTCCCCCTTTCGAGCCGCAAACCTTTGATGATCCGGCAAAAGCCGTCGAGGCGCTGACGGCACTTTACGAGCGCAACACCTCCTTCCTGATCGACAGCTTCACGACGCTCGCCCAGGGTGCGCCGGTCACCTCCCGCTACCGGGCTTTCTACCCGCAGGTCAGCATCGAGACGACGAGCTTCGGCCATGTCGACTCCCGCCTCTCCTACGGCCATGTGACGGCACCGGGCGTCTATACGACGACGGTGACGCGGCCGAAGCTCTTCAAGCATTATCTGAAGGAGCAGCTTTCGCTGCTGATGAAGAGCCATAATGTGCCTGTCGTCGTCTCGGAATCCTCGACGCCGATCCCGCTGCATTTCGCATTCGGCGAAGGCGCGCATGTGGAAGCGTCGGCGGCGGCTTTCGTCGATATTCCGCTGCGCGATCTCTTCGATACGCCGGATCTCAACACGACGGATGACGAAATCGCCAACGGCGAGTATCTGCCGCCGCCGGGCGAGCCCTCGCCGCTTGCGCCCTTCACCGCGCAGCGCATCGACTATTCGCTCGCCCGCCTGTCGCACTATACGGCGACCGGTGCCGAGCACTTCCAGAACTTCGTGCTGTTTACGAACTACCAGTTCTACGTCGACGAATTCTGCTCCTGGGCGCGCAAGCTGATGGCTGAAGGCGGCGACGGCTACACCGCCTTCGTGGAACCGGGCAACATCGTCACGCTGGCAGGATCGAGCGTTCCGGAAACGGATGCCGTGCTTTCCCGCCTGCCGCAGATGCCGGCCTATCACCTCAAGAAGAAGGGCCATGCCGGGATCACCATGATCAATATCGGCGTCGGTCCTTCCAACGCCAAGACGATCACCGACCATGTGGCCGTGCTTCGCCCGCATGCCTGGCTGATGCTCGGCCATTGCGCCGGACTGCGCAACAGCCAGCGCCTCGGCGATTATGTTCTGGCGCATGCCTATATGCGCGAAGACCATGTGCTGGACGACGACCTGCCGGTCTGGGTGCCGATCCCCGCACTTGCCGAAGTGCAGGTGGCGCTTGAGGGAGCCGTTGCCGAGATCACCGGCTACGAAGGCTTCGAGCTGAAGCGCATCATGCGCACCGGCACGGTTGGCACGATCGATAACCGCAACTGGGAACTGCGCGACCAGGCAGGCCCGGTAAAGCGACTGTCGCAGGCCCGCGCCATCGCGCTCGACATGGAGTCGGCAACGATCGCCGCCAATGGTTTCAGGTTCCGCGTGCCCTACGGAACGCTGCTCTGCGTGTCCGACAAGCCGCTGCACGGCGAGCTGAAACTGCCGGGCATGGCGACCGCCTTTTACCGCACGCAGGTGAACCAGCACCTGCAGATCGGCATCAGGGCAATCCAGAAACTCGCCGCCATGCCGCCGGAAGCGCTGCATTCACGCAAGCTGCGCAGCTTCTTCGAGACGGCGTTTCAGTAA
- a CDS encoding DUF2147 domain-containing protein, with translation MIRTLVLAGAVALAAGLAQAEEPIVGKWKTVAGDMAVIAPCSGGYCITLKSGKYAGKKIGTLAGTGGSYNGEITDPSDDKTYSGFGNISGGSLKLKGCVMNVLCKTQTWTRL, from the coding sequence ATGATCCGTACTCTCGTTCTCGCCGGTGCGGTGGCACTTGCGGCAGGCCTTGCGCAGGCGGAAGAACCGATCGTCGGCAAGTGGAAGACGGTCGCCGGCGATATGGCAGTGATTGCTCCTTGCAGCGGCGGATACTGTATCACGCTCAAGTCGGGGAAATATGCAGGCAAGAAGATCGGCACGCTGGCCGGCACGGGCGGCAGCTACAACGGCGAGATCACCGACCCCTCCGACGACAAGACCTATAGCGGCTTTGGCAACATTTCCGGCGGCTCTCTGAAGCTGAAGGGCTGCGTGATGAACGTCCTCTGTAAAACGCAGACCTGGACTCGCCTTTGA
- a CDS encoding sel1 repeat family protein, with protein sequence MARFEMHNAEMATMGGDNNSADVFCEMGLMYATGRGCNIDLIAAHKWLNIAAIKGNDRAAELRADVAATMSKMQLAEALRAAREWMTIH encoded by the coding sequence ATGGCACGCTTTGAAATGCACAATGCTGAAATGGCCACCATGGGTGGCGACAACAACAGCGCCGATGTCTTCTGCGAAATGGGTCTGATGTATGCGACCGGCCGCGGCTGCAATATCGACCTCATCGCCGCTCACAAGTGGCTGAATATTGCCGCGATCAAGGGCAACGACCGCGCAGCAGAGCTGCGCGCCGATGTCGCCGCGACGATGAGCAAGATGCAGCTTGCGGAGGCGCTGCGCGCCGCCCGCGAATGGATGACGATCCACTAA
- a CDS encoding pyridoxal phosphate-dependent aminotransferase, with translation MSAFSRFTPLASALPSTVPFVGPEAIERQRGLKVEARIGANENGFGPAPSVIAAMREQAGDIWKYNDPENYALREALAAHLGVTPANIAIGGGIDELLGQIVRLVIEPGGTVVTSLGAYPTFNFHVNGFGGRLVTVPYAGDREDLDALLDAVKRENAPLVYFANPDNPMGSWWDAQEIVAFAQALPETCLMILDEAYSETGPASALPSIQSLIDLPNIVRTRTFSKAYGLAGARVGYAISTPGTAQAFDKIRNHFGMNRLATVAALAALKDQAYLSEVIGKIHAARDRIADIARANGLQPLVSATNFVAIDAGRDGAHARAIVDGLMEHGVFIRMPGMAPLNRCIRVSVGPEADMARLEAALPLVLKKLS, from the coding sequence ATGTCTGCCTTCTCGCGCTTTACGCCGCTTGCCAGCGCCCTGCCCTCCACCGTCCCCTTCGTCGGCCCCGAGGCCATCGAGCGCCAGCGCGGTCTGAAGGTCGAAGCGCGCATCGGCGCCAATGAAAACGGCTTCGGCCCGGCTCCCTCGGTCATTGCCGCCATGCGGGAACAGGCCGGCGATATCTGGAAATACAACGATCCGGAAAACTACGCGCTTCGCGAAGCACTCGCCGCCCATCTTGGCGTGACGCCGGCCAATATCGCCATCGGCGGCGGCATCGACGAGTTGCTCGGCCAGATCGTGCGGCTGGTGATCGAGCCTGGCGGCACCGTCGTCACCTCGCTCGGCGCCTACCCGACCTTCAATTTCCATGTGAACGGTTTCGGCGGCCGGCTGGTCACCGTTCCCTATGCCGGCGATCGCGAGGATCTCGACGCGCTGCTCGATGCGGTCAAGCGCGAGAACGCGCCGCTCGTCTATTTCGCCAATCCCGACAATCCGATGGGAAGCTGGTGGGATGCCCAAGAGATCGTCGCCTTTGCACAGGCGCTACCGGAAACCTGTCTGATGATCCTCGATGAAGCCTATAGCGAAACCGGCCCGGCCTCCGCGCTGCCGTCGATTCAATCGCTCATCGACCTGCCGAATATCGTGCGCACCCGCACCTTCTCCAAGGCCTATGGGCTTGCCGGCGCCCGCGTCGGCTATGCCATTTCCACACCGGGCACGGCGCAGGCCTTCGACAAGATCCGCAACCATTTCGGCATGAACCGGCTGGCGACGGTCGCGGCACTCGCAGCCCTCAAGGATCAGGCCTATCTGTCCGAAGTGATCGGGAAAATCCATGCCGCGCGCGACAGGATCGCTGATATTGCCAGGGCGAACGGCCTGCAGCCGCTGGTATCAGCCACCAATTTCGTGGCAATCGATGCCGGGCGCGACGGCGCTCACGCGCGGGCCATCGTCGACGGGCTGATGGAACACGGCGTCTTCATCCGCATGCCGGGCATGGCACCGCTCAACCGCTGCATCCGTGTGAGTGTTGGGCCGGAGGCCGATATGGCGCGGCTCGAAGCAGCCTTGCCGTTGGTCCTGAAGAAATTGAGCTGA
- a CDS encoding DUF2177 family protein produces MKTALVAYAGCLLTLAVLDAIWLGIVARSFYRDQLGELMLPSPNLGIAALFYLLFTAAIVVLAVLPALSSGSIGTALLYGAILGLAAYGTYDITNLSTLKSWPLAMSLVDMAWGTFLTALSAVGGYCAARLLA; encoded by the coding sequence ATGAAGACAGCGCTTGTCGCCTATGCCGGTTGCCTTCTTACCCTTGCCGTACTCGACGCAATATGGCTCGGCATCGTAGCCCGTAGCTTCTATCGCGATCAGCTCGGCGAACTGATGCTGCCGTCACCGAACCTTGGCATCGCAGCCCTTTTTTACCTGCTCTTCACGGCTGCGATTGTCGTACTTGCGGTTTTGCCGGCTCTCTCCAGCGGCTCCATCGGCACAGCGCTTCTCTATGGTGCCATTTTGGGACTGGCGGCTTACGGCACCTACGACATCACGAATTTGTCGACACTGAAGAGCTGGCCGCTCGCCATGAGCCTGGTGGATATGGCCTGGGGCACTTTCCTTACGGCACTGAGTGCCGTTGGAGGCTATTGCGCGGCAAGATTGCTTGCCTGA
- a CDS encoding host attachment protein, with protein sequence MTDVKVPWESWVVVCDGAKALILQNAGDAELMNLQVRETLTQPNQPTRELGTDKPGRAYAPDGLSGSAMEETNWQDQAEADFLKEVAVKLDELVHEKEASRIVLVAPPRALGTLRPNLSPDAQAAISAEVAKDYTNLPVDQIERHLAA encoded by the coding sequence ATGACAGATGTCAAAGTTCCCTGGGAATCCTGGGTCGTCGTGTGCGATGGGGCAAAAGCCCTGATCCTGCAGAATGCCGGCGACGCCGAGCTGATGAACCTCCAGGTCCGTGAAACTCTCACGCAGCCCAACCAGCCGACGCGCGAACTCGGCACCGACAAGCCGGGCCGCGCCTACGCCCCGGACGGGCTCAGCGGCAGCGCCATGGAAGAGACCAATTGGCAGGACCAGGCCGAAGCCGATTTCCTGAAGGAAGTCGCCGTAAAGCTCGATGAACTCGTGCATGAGAAAGAGGCGAGCCGCATCGTTCTGGTGGCGCCTCCACGTGCGCTCGGCACGCTGCGGCCCAATCTCAGCCCCGATGCCCAGGCGGCGATCTCGGCGGAAGTGGCGAAGGATTACACCAACCTTCCCGTCGACCAGATCGAGCGGCATCTCGCGGCCTGA
- a CDS encoding glyoxalase superfamily protein codes for MTMTYPAVDELKAQAKRLRQAMTERGSEITHAAALELIARQHGARDWNTLSALAAKPNDKPASPIFVGAHIRARYLNQPFTGKVLALSAVAGSEFYRITIHFDEPVDVVTFESFSAFRQRIHAQIDENGISPRKTSNGLPHLVLDI; via the coding sequence ATGACTATGACCTACCCTGCGGTCGACGAACTCAAGGCCCAGGCAAAGCGCCTGCGCCAGGCTATGACTGAGCGCGGCAGCGAGATTACCCACGCCGCCGCTCTGGAACTGATCGCCCGCCAGCATGGCGCGCGCGACTGGAATACGCTCTCCGCCCTTGCCGCCAAACCCAACGATAAGCCCGCCTCGCCGATCTTCGTCGGCGCGCATATTCGCGCTCGCTACCTGAACCAGCCCTTCACCGGCAAGGTTCTGGCGCTTTCGGCTGTAGCAGGCAGCGAGTTCTACAGGATCACCATACATTTCGACGAGCCTGTCGATGTGGTGACCTTCGAGAGCTTCTCGGCCTTCCGCCAGCGCATCCACGCCCAGATCGACGAGAACGGCATATCGCCGCGCAAGACCTCCAACGGTCTGCCGCATCTCGTCCTCGATATCTGA
- a CDS encoding MATE family efflux transporter, with translation MTSSSQTNTFLAGPLPSVFARTALPIILITTINGLFAVVDAYFLGDYVGAGALSAVTLIFPGLMMLVALQSLVSNGMASILARELGGGNRDAARRTFAAAHVLAIVVVLVVNVIYWTVGWRIVDNAAAGDLAVAGNARIFMGIMVGTAPIAFFLSLNIDALRSEGRIGFMTMVMLAATGLNIAANWFFMAILGWGVAGSALGSVLAQAICLAALLIHRWRNERALRPATRFPLADWRPILALGAPMSLGFIGISLCSAAVIFNLSIWGEGDYVATVGAYGIITRVMTVAYLPLLGLNIAFQTICGNNYGAGLAERVGRSLQIALAAALVYCTAVEITVELLATRLGHIFVADPVVIAEVSGILPWTVGAYFLFGQIIVLSGYFQAIGDARRAAIFGLSRAYLFTLPLTFLLPHAFGEMGIWMVPVFAEACMFLLAFAVLARNAKRLGWRYGLLPA, from the coding sequence ATGACCTCGAGTTCGCAAACCAATACCTTCCTGGCCGGTCCGCTGCCATCAGTCTTTGCCCGCACGGCGCTGCCGATCATCCTCATCACCACCATCAATGGCCTCTTTGCCGTGGTGGACGCCTATTTCCTCGGCGACTATGTCGGCGCCGGGGCACTCTCCGCCGTAACGCTCATTTTTCCCGGCCTGATGATGCTCGTCGCCCTGCAATCGCTCGTCTCGAATGGCATGGCAAGCATCCTTGCCCGCGAGCTTGGCGGCGGCAATCGCGATGCCGCGCGACGCACCTTCGCCGCCGCCCATGTGCTGGCAATCGTCGTCGTGCTTGTCGTCAACGTCATCTATTGGACGGTCGGCTGGCGGATCGTCGACAATGCCGCGGCAGGAGACCTCGCCGTTGCCGGAAATGCCCGGATCTTCATGGGGATCATGGTCGGCACAGCACCCATTGCCTTCTTCCTGTCGCTCAACATCGACGCCCTGCGCAGCGAAGGCCGGATCGGCTTCATGACCATGGTGATGCTGGCCGCGACAGGGCTGAACATTGCCGCGAACTGGTTTTTCATGGCGATCCTTGGATGGGGTGTTGCGGGTTCGGCACTCGGCTCCGTGCTCGCACAGGCAATCTGCCTGGCCGCCTTGCTGATCCATCGCTGGCGCAACGAGCGTGCCCTGCGTCCGGCGACACGCTTCCCGCTTGCCGACTGGCGGCCGATCCTCGCACTTGGCGCGCCGATGAGCCTCGGCTTCATCGGCATCTCGCTCTGCTCGGCAGCCGTCATCTTCAACCTGTCGATCTGGGGCGAGGGGGATTATGTCGCGACCGTCGGCGCCTATGGCATCATCACCCGCGTCATGACCGTCGCCTACCTGCCGCTGCTTGGCCTCAACATCGCCTTCCAGACGATCTGCGGCAATAACTATGGGGCAGGTCTTGCCGAACGCGTCGGCCGCAGCCTGCAGATCGCCCTGGCCGCCGCACTCGTCTACTGCACCGCTGTCGAGATCACGGTGGAGCTGCTGGCCACCCGCCTCGGCCATATCTTCGTCGCCGACCCCGTCGTCATCGCCGAGGTCTCGGGCATCCTGCCCTGGACGGTCGGCGCTTATTTCCTGTTCGGCCAGATAATTGTGCTGTCGGGTTATTTCCAGGCGATCGGCGATGCCAGGCGTGCTGCGATTTTCGGCCTGTCGCGGGCCTATCTCTTCACGCTGCCGCTGACCTTCCTGCTGCCGCATGCCTTTGGCGAAATGGGCATCTGGATGGTGCCGGTCTTTGCCGAGGCCTGCATGTTCCTGTTGGCCTTTGCCGTCCTTGCGAGGAATGCCAAGCGGCTCGGCTGGCGCTATGGATTGTTGCCCGCGTAA